One window of the Camelina sativa cultivar DH55 chromosome 1, Cs, whole genome shotgun sequence genome contains the following:
- the LOC104710987 gene encoding cyclin-P3-1 isoform X2, translating into METSKNSTNTSLFQWLGLLEDSDQPSDSTPPRVITLLASILEKMIQKNKKPHHTRHNKDDEITMFHGSKAPSMSIYRYTERIHRYAQCSPACFVTAFAYILRYLQRPEATSMPRRLTLLNVHRLLITSLLVAAKFLERKCYNNAYYAKIGGVSTEEMNTLERTFLFDVDFRLNITTETFEKHCIMLQRETVPCDSRKLRTVLGEITCGCQAI; encoded by the exons ATGGAAACTTCTAAGAACTCCACAAACACATCACTATTCCAATGGTTAGGTCTTTTAGAAGATTCTGATCAGCCTTCTGATTCTACCCCTCCTCGAGTCATAACCCTTCTCGCTTCTATCCTTGAGAAGATGATCCAGAAGAACAAAAAACCACACCACACAAGACACAACAA GGATGACGAGATCACTATGTTCCACGGATCAAAAGCACCATCGATGAGCATTTATCGTTACACAGAGAGAATCCATAGGTACGCTCAGTGTAGCCCTGCGTGCTTCGTCACAGCTTTTGCTTACATCCTTAG GTATTTACAGAGACCAGAGGCTACAAGTATGCCTCGTCGTCTCACGTTACTCAACGTTCACCGTCTTCTCATTACCAGTCTCTTGGTAGCAGCCAAATTCTTGGAACGCAA GTGTTATAACAACGCGTATTATGCGAAAATCGGAGGAGTGAGCACTGAAGAGATGAATACTCTGGAGAGGACGTTCTTGTTCGACGTTGATTTCAGACTAAATATTACAACGGAGACTTTCGAGAAACACTGTATCATGTTGCAGAGAGAAACGGTGCCTTGTGACTCAAGAAAACTCAGAACAGTTCTTGGAGAGATAACTTGTGGCTGCCAAGcgatttaa
- the LOC104710987 gene encoding cyclin-P3-1 isoform X1, translating to METSKNSTNTSLFQWLGLLEDSDQPSDSTPPRVITLLASILEKMIQKNKKPHHTRHNKDDEITMFHGSKAPSMSIYRYTERIHRYAQCSPACFVTAFAYIIRYLQRPEATSMPRRLTLLNVHRLLITSLLVAAKFLERKCYNNAYYAKIGGVSTEEMNTLERTFLFDVDFRLNITTETFEKHCIMLQRETVPCDSRKLRTVLGEITCGCQAI from the exons ATGGAAACTTCTAAGAACTCCACAAACACATCACTATTCCAATGGTTAGGTCTTTTAGAAGATTCTGATCAGCCTTCTGATTCTACCCCTCCTCGAGTCATAACCCTTCTCGCTTCTATCCTTGAGAAGATGATCCAGAAGAACAAAAAACCACACCACACAAGACACAACAA GGATGACGAGATCACTATGTTC CACGGATCAAAAGCACCATCGATGAGCATTTATCGTTACACAGAGAGAATCCATAGGTACGCTCAGTGTAGCCCTGCGTGCTTCGTCACAGCTTTTGCTTACATCATTAGGTATTTACAGAGACCAGAGGCTACAAGTATGCCTCGTCGTCTCACGTTACTCAACGTTCACCGTCTTCTCATTACCAGTCTCTTGGTAGCAGCCAAATTCTTGGAACGCAA GTGTTATAACAACGCGTATTATGCGAAAATCGGAGGAGTGAGCACTGAAGAGATGAATACTCTGGAGAGGACGTTCTTGTTCGACGTTGATTTCAGACTAAATATTACAACGGAGACTTTCGAGAAACACTGTATCATGTTGCAGAGAGAAACGGTGCCTTGTGACTCAAGAAAACTCAGAACAGTTCTTGGAGAGATAACTTGTGGCTGCCAAGcgatttaa
- the LOC104711075 gene encoding microtubule-binding protein TANGLED-like isoform X1 → MVARTPQKQRKVTMVVPSLNSDLLKETICKVDKCMERLQELQYTIAGGTKVVSGVNLSPRSTRTYLKTSLRCKQETLRIKNATHKKSPVGKFPASSPGGDWRKMSLPAMLLGETVNEILQASQVTRDIVEAIAPKESRKTRRLAMSEEDDGPKTPETQRKSREQNPETGSTNIKARRKREKQNRRSESDYPPSLQRARSRIVFRTISPQKTAEKVQVKGNGDNSFRHLTNRVSPKHKPWVKKAVLFPNPLFISGTATQQAKFSRTMSPVIARTEISSIKNNKETPHKFLIKSPPPTSASKFQVKIKSPPKVLVSPTRNGSNLARRSPTASISPVRNLGKRSPKLSTAAKLRRSFTPTRNGCNSARKSSISPKRVTLQAFLSPARNGNFHKKSPKASISPTRVNKSQKLSTAAKFRRSFSPSRLAMRLVSPMKSRKSVAKCDDHEMVSGLKQRPVLVPKRFSMGRI, encoded by the exons atggttgcAAGAACCCCACAAAAGCAGAGGAAAGTGACGATGGTGGTGCCATCTCTCAACTCAGATCTTCTCAAGGAAACTATCTGCAAG GTTGACAAATGTATGGAAAGACTGCAAGAGCTACAATACACAATTGCTGGAGGTACCAAAGTTGTCTCTGGAGTTAACCTTAGCCCTCGAAGTACCAGAACTTATCTGAAGACTAGCCTTAGATGCAAGCAAGAGACTCTAAg GATCAAGAATGCTACTCATAAGAAATCTCCAGTAGGGAAGTTTCCAGCTTCCTCACCAG GAGGAGACTGGAGGAAAATGTCACTCCCAGCAATGCTACTTGGTGAGACTGTGAATGAAATCTTACAAGCCTCACAGGTCACAAGGGACATTGTAGAAGCCATAGCACCAAAGGAGAGTAGAAAGACCAGGAGATTAGCAATgtcagaagaagatgatggaccTAAAACACCCGAGACACAACGCAAATCCCGGGAACAGAACCCTGAAACTGGTAGTACCAACATCAAAgcgagaaggaagagagagaagcagaaCAGACGATCAGAATCAGATTATCCTCCTTCTCTACAAAGGGCTCGCTCAAGAATTGTGTTCAGAACCATCTCTCCACAGAAAACAGCAGAGAAGGTTCAAGTCAAGGGAAATGGTGACAATAGCTTTCGTCATTTGACTAACAGGGTTTCACCAAAGCACAAACCTTGGGTTAAAAAGGCGGTTCTTTTTCCAAACCCTCTGTTTATTTCCGGTACCGCTACACAACAGGCCAAGTTCAGTAGAACAATGTCTCCGGTCATAGCCAGAACTGAGATATCAAGCATCAAGAACAATAAGGAGACGCCTCACAAGTTCTTGATCAAATCTCCTCCTCCCACATCAGCATCTAAGTTTCAGGTCAAGATCAAGAGCCCACCTAAGGTCTTGGTTTCTCCTACAAGAAATGGCAGTAACTTGGCTCGGAGGTCACCTACGGCGTCGATTTCTCCTGTTAGAAACTTGGGAAAGAGGTCTCCAAAGCTATCAACAGCAGCTAAGCTCAGAAGATCATTTACTCCTACGAGAAATGGCTGTAACTCGGCCCGTAAATCGTCCATTTCTCCAAAAAGAGTCACGCTTCAAGCATTTCTTTCTCCAGCAAGAAATGGTAACTTTCATAAGAAGTCACCCAAAGCTTCGATTTCTCCTACTAGGGTGAACAAGTCGCAGAAGCTGTCAACGGCTGCAAAGTTCAGGAGGTCGTTTTCGCCATCGAGACTAGCGATGAGGCTGGTGTCTCCAATGAAGAGCAGGAAAAGTGTGGCCAAGTGTGATGATCATGAGATGGTGAGTGGATTGAAACAGCGTCCGGTTTTGGTTCCTAAAAGATTCTCGATGGGGAGAATCTAG
- the LOC104710792 gene encoding uncharacterized protein LOC104710792 produces the protein MNSPLSCKNLRLFSNSVACKCLVLVGIALFYRALLLSYSPRNALNGSLLIRARHMSDSSSSLTDGIRADKFLEVPQIVWGLNNQKIAFARACLTARLMNRTLLMPSLSSSLFYKEVDKLRPIPFDKVFQFERFNSLCSGFVRISQFSDVRNRAHVFDLEKGSGRRWTVERDLEQLKHSARNESIDEFEVIRVIGKNPFLWHDHWPVEDYAKVFECMVVVDEISREADKVVMKIREAGEAERAKLESKTEIPGPIPFVAVHMRIEIDWMIHCKKLEQRKKVSEICSSKSEIMERVGNIPGLKTPTVLYLAVADTLLEAKEEDSSVLTGWRDGLIPFEKKKLGVKEEIYGKYSYLIQSAIDYEVCLRADIFVGNSFSTFSSLIVLERTQKARRLGFMSSCKDGENEWRSYAYNLAGESKGVPRRWMTNMTHSSLQAISYGSNAVSCSSG, from the coding sequence ATGAATTCTCCGTTGAGTTGCAAGAATCTGAGACTTTTTTCAAACTCTGTTGCTTGCAAatgtcttgttcttgttggtattgctctgttctACAGAGCTCTGTTACTCTCTTACTCTCCCAGAAACGCTCTCAACGGTAGCTTATTGATTCGAGCTCGTCACATGTCagattcctcctcctccttaaCAGATGGAATCCGAGCTGATAAGTTTCTCGAGGTTCCTCAGATCGTCTGGGGACTAAACAATCAGAAGATAGCTTTCGCTCGAGCTTGCTTGACGGCGAGATTGATGAACAGGACGCTTCTCATGCCTAGTCTAAGTTCTTCCTTGTTCTACAAGGAAGTCGATAAGCTGCGCCCCATTCCTTTTGATAAAGTGTTTCAGTTTGAAAGATTCAACTCTCTCTGCTCAGGGTTTGTGCGGATTTCTCAGTTCTCTGATGTTAGAAACAGAGCACATGTGTTTGATCTAGAGAAaggtagtggaagaagatggacGGTTGAAAGAGACTTGGAACAGCTGAAACACTCCGCACGTAACGAGTCCATCGATGAGTTTGAAGTGATCCGTGTCATAGGGAAGAACCCGTTCTTGTGGCATGATCATTGGCCTGTAGAAGACTATGCTAAGGTCTTTGAGTGTATGGTTGTGGTTGATGAAATCTCAAGGGAAGCAGataaagttgtgatgaaaatcCGAGAAGCAGGTGAGGCAGAAAGAGCCAAACTCGAATCCAAAACCGAGATCCCCGGTCCGATACCTTTTGTTGCGGTTCACATGAGGATAGAGATAGATTGGATGATACATTGTAAGAAGCTAGAGCAACGTAAAAAGGTCTCAGAGATTTGTAGTAGCAAAAGCGAGATTATGGAGAGAGTAGGGAACATTCCCGGTTTAAAGACTCCAACAGTTCTTTACCTTGCAGTAGCAGATACTCTCttggaagcaaaagaagaagactcatcTGTGTTGACGGGTTGGAGAGACGGATTAATAccgtttgagaagaagaagcttgggGTTAAAGAGGAGATTTATGGAAAGTATTCATATTTGATTCAATCAGCTATAGACTATGAGGTGTGTTTGAGAGCAGATATTTTTGTTGGTAATAGTTTTTCGACTTTCTCTAGTCTCATTGTTCTTGAGAGGACACAGAAGGCGAGAAGATTAGGGTTTATGAGTTCTTGTAAAGATGGTGAAAACGAGTGGAGATCGTATGCATATAATCTGGCTGGTGAATCAAAGGGAGTTCCAAGGAGGTGGATGACGAATATGACTCATTCGAGCTTGCAAGCTATTAGCTATGGCTCTAATGCTGTTTCTTGTTCCAGTGGGTGA
- the LOC104711075 gene encoding microtubule-binding protein TANGLED-like isoform X2, translating to MVARTPQKQRKVTMVVPSLNSDLLKETICKVDKCMERLQELQYTIAGGTKVVSGVNLSPRSTRTYLKTSLRCKQETLRIKNATHKKSPVGKFPASSPGDWRKMSLPAMLLGETVNEILQASQVTRDIVEAIAPKESRKTRRLAMSEEDDGPKTPETQRKSREQNPETGSTNIKARRKREKQNRRSESDYPPSLQRARSRIVFRTISPQKTAEKVQVKGNGDNSFRHLTNRVSPKHKPWVKKAVLFPNPLFISGTATQQAKFSRTMSPVIARTEISSIKNNKETPHKFLIKSPPPTSASKFQVKIKSPPKVLVSPTRNGSNLARRSPTASISPVRNLGKRSPKLSTAAKLRRSFTPTRNGCNSARKSSISPKRVTLQAFLSPARNGNFHKKSPKASISPTRVNKSQKLSTAAKFRRSFSPSRLAMRLVSPMKSRKSVAKCDDHEMVSGLKQRPVLVPKRFSMGRI from the exons atggttgcAAGAACCCCACAAAAGCAGAGGAAAGTGACGATGGTGGTGCCATCTCTCAACTCAGATCTTCTCAAGGAAACTATCTGCAAG GTTGACAAATGTATGGAAAGACTGCAAGAGCTACAATACACAATTGCTGGAGGTACCAAAGTTGTCTCTGGAGTTAACCTTAGCCCTCGAAGTACCAGAACTTATCTGAAGACTAGCCTTAGATGCAAGCAAGAGACTCTAAg GATCAAGAATGCTACTCATAAGAAATCTCCAGTAGGGAAGTTTCCAGCTTCCTCACCAG GAGACTGGAGGAAAATGTCACTCCCAGCAATGCTACTTGGTGAGACTGTGAATGAAATCTTACAAGCCTCACAGGTCACAAGGGACATTGTAGAAGCCATAGCACCAAAGGAGAGTAGAAAGACCAGGAGATTAGCAATgtcagaagaagatgatggaccTAAAACACCCGAGACACAACGCAAATCCCGGGAACAGAACCCTGAAACTGGTAGTACCAACATCAAAgcgagaaggaagagagagaagcagaaCAGACGATCAGAATCAGATTATCCTCCTTCTCTACAAAGGGCTCGCTCAAGAATTGTGTTCAGAACCATCTCTCCACAGAAAACAGCAGAGAAGGTTCAAGTCAAGGGAAATGGTGACAATAGCTTTCGTCATTTGACTAACAGGGTTTCACCAAAGCACAAACCTTGGGTTAAAAAGGCGGTTCTTTTTCCAAACCCTCTGTTTATTTCCGGTACCGCTACACAACAGGCCAAGTTCAGTAGAACAATGTCTCCGGTCATAGCCAGAACTGAGATATCAAGCATCAAGAACAATAAGGAGACGCCTCACAAGTTCTTGATCAAATCTCCTCCTCCCACATCAGCATCTAAGTTTCAGGTCAAGATCAAGAGCCCACCTAAGGTCTTGGTTTCTCCTACAAGAAATGGCAGTAACTTGGCTCGGAGGTCACCTACGGCGTCGATTTCTCCTGTTAGAAACTTGGGAAAGAGGTCTCCAAAGCTATCAACAGCAGCTAAGCTCAGAAGATCATTTACTCCTACGAGAAATGGCTGTAACTCGGCCCGTAAATCGTCCATTTCTCCAAAAAGAGTCACGCTTCAAGCATTTCTTTCTCCAGCAAGAAATGGTAACTTTCATAAGAAGTCACCCAAAGCTTCGATTTCTCCTACTAGGGTGAACAAGTCGCAGAAGCTGTCAACGGCTGCAAAGTTCAGGAGGTCGTTTTCGCCATCGAGACTAGCGATGAGGCTGGTGTCTCCAATGAAGAGCAGGAAAAGTGTGGCCAAGTGTGATGATCATGAGATGGTGAGTGGATTGAAACAGCGTCCGGTTTTGGTTCCTAAAAGATTCTCGATGGGGAGAATCTAG